In Naumovozyma castellii chromosome 1, complete genome, one DNA window encodes the following:
- the NCAS0A14240 gene encoding alpha-keto acid decarboxylase family protein: MSTISLGRYLFERLHQVSVDTIFGLPGDFNLTLLDKIYEVPGMRWAGNANELNAAYAADGYARVKGMACLLTTFGVGELSALNGIAGSYAEHVGVLHVVGVPSTSSQAKNLLLHHTLGNGDFTVFHRMSSNISETTSIVTDVAQAPAEIDRCIRETYIKQRPVYLGIPANFFDLPISAKLLNTPIDLSLHENDEEAETEAIDLVLGLVKDAVNPIILVDACASRHDVKEETKKLIDITQYPTFVTPMGKGAINEQHPRYGGVYVGNLTDPAIKEAVESADLILSVGALLSDFNTGSFSYGLKTKNVVEFHSDYVKIRNASFPGVQMKFVLQKLNRQLPPYTKNYKPVPVPTKTASNKNVAASTPMKQEWMWNQLAKFLQEGDIVISETGTSGFGINQTSFPNNTTGISQVLWGSIGFATGCTLGATMAAEEIDPKKRVILFTGDGSLQLTVQEISTMVRWNLKPYLFVLNNNGYTIEKLIHGEHAGYNEIQPWNHLELFHAFGAKEGTFENHRVSTTGEWNKLTESKQFQDNTKIRMIEVMLPVMDAPTSLIKQAKLTASINAKN; the protein is encoded by the coding sequence ATGTCTACCATTTCTTTAGGACGTTACTTATTCGAAAGATTACACCAGGTCAGTGTCGATACCATTTTCGGTTTACCAGGTGATTTCAACTTGACCTTATTGGACAAGATCTATGAAGTCCCAGGTATGAGATGGGCTGGTAATGccaatgaattgaatgcCGCCTATGCTGCTGATGGTTATGCTCGTGTTAAGGGTATGGCCTGTCTATTAACCACTTTCGGTGTTGGTGAATTATCTGCCTTGAACGGTATTGCTGGTTCCTACGCTGAACATGTTGGTGTCCTACACGTCGTCGGTGTTCCTTCTACTTCTTCCCAGGCTAAGAATTTGTTATTACATCATACTTTAGGTAACGGTGATTTCACAGTCTTCCACAGAATGTCCTCTAACATCTCCGAAACTACTTCCATTGTCACTGATGTTGCCCAAGCTCCAGCTGAAATCGATAGATGTATTAGAGAAACTTATATCAAGCAAAGACCAGTTTATTTGGGTATCCCAgccaatttctttgatttaCCAATTTCTGCCAAGCTATTAAACACTCCAATTGATTTATCCTTAcatgaaaatgatgaagaagctgAAACTGAAGCCATAGACTTGGTATTAGGTCTGGTTAAGGATGCAGTTAACCCAATTATTTTAGTTGACGCATGTGCTTCCAGACATGACGTCAAGGAGGAAaccaagaaattgattgataTAACTCAATATCCAACTTTCGTCACTCCAATGGGTAAGGGTGCTATTAATGAACAACATCCAAGATATGGTGGTGTCTACGTCGGTAATTTGACTGATCCTGCCATTAAGGAAGCTGTGGAATCGGCTGATTTGATTTTATCTGTAGGTGCCTTGTTATCTGATTTCAACACTGGTTCATTCTCTTACGGCTTGAAGACCAAGAACGTTGTTGAGTTCCACTCAGATTACGTTAAAATTAGAAATGCCTCCTTCCCTGGTGTTCAAATGAAGTTTGTTTTACAAAAATTGAACCGTCAATTGCCACCATACACTAAGAACTACAAGCCAGTTCCAGTTCCAACCAAGACTGCTTCAAATAAGAACGTCGCTGCTTCAACTCCAATGAAGCAAGAATGGATGTGGAATCAACTAGCTAAATTTTTACAAGAAGGTGATATTGTCATCTCTGAAACTGGTACTTCTGGATTTGGTATTAACCAAACTTCATTCCCAAATAACACAACAGGTATTTCTCAAGTCTTATGGGGCTCCATTGGTTTTGCTACTGGTTGTACTTTAGGTGCAACTATGGCCGCTGAGGAAATTGATCCAAAGAAGAGAgttatattatttactGGTGACGGTTCTTTGCAATTAACTGTCCAAGAAATTTCTACCATGGTCAGATGGAACTTGAAGCCATACTTGTTTGTCTTGAACAATAACGGTTAcactattgaaaaattgattcatgGTGAACATGCAGGttataatgaaattcaaCCATGGAACCATTTAGAACTATTCCACGCTTTCGGTGCTAAGGAAGGTACTTTTGAAAACCATAGGGTCTCCACAACTGGCGAATGGAATAAGTTAACTGAGAGCAAACAATTCCAAGATAACACCAAGATTAGAATGATTGAAGTTATGTTACCAGTCATGGATGCCCCAACCTCTTTAATTAAGCAGGCCAAGTTGACTGCTTCCATCAATGCTAAGAATTAA
- the AIM10 gene encoding putative proline--tRNA ligase AIM10 (ancestral locus Anc_7.368), producing MQRLSKAIPIFQPKGLTKNVLKASSAQDLLQKLGFVKKSQSGVFQWLPLGLRSLRKINQIIRQGMNEGVNGQEVALSVLSPKEIWETTKRWNNNELFKLKDAKGAEFCLTGTCEEDITSLMKNYVNSYKDLPLMVYQIGRKYRDEIRPRGGLLRGREFIMKDGYSFAATKSDALELFRDVNVVYERIFQQLQIPVVKALADSGEIGGDLSQEFHLLHNSGEDTVFKCDACDEVSTMEKCEAIPVQEGKHLGKVAVKYALTTDHSTLICFYFPEGRELNWNLALKSMDSDIDIHLKDVHNDKILEIYKGELDDEMFACIMRVMDSRISSRSDFPDFPLTKYLKNNFSQLDGVPLVNAEDNEICASCGEGHLHGSKSIEVGHTFYLGTKYSGPLNLNFTDKDNIKNNTLVQMGCYGIGVSRLIGAIAEIYKDDLGLNLPSSISPYLVSFCVPPGDAESGTYVQLMNDLANISKLKNEIMTQFPSNTGLGGRITLSHSIGIPLCVIVGPKSWPNVEIEIRSPLLLKRKEPNWVGEYAIFHDQYNWNVIEENEKHPEKHIVSAAHLSDVISILLKGL from the coding sequence ATGCAAAGACTCTCCAAAGCAATACCAATTTTCCAACCGAAAGGTTTGACAAAAAATGTATTAAAGGCCAGTTCAGCCCAAGATTTATTACAGAAATTAGGATTTGTCAAAAAATCTCAAAGCGGAGTGTTTCAATGGCTACCTCTGGGTCTTCGATCACTTCGAAAGatcaatcaaatcattcGTCAGGGGATGAATGAGGGCGTCAATGGCCAAGAAGTAGCATTGAGTGTCCTATCGCCTAAGGAAATATGGGAGACTACGAAAAGAtggaataataatgaactGTTTAAATTAAAGGATGCCAAGGGAGCTGAGTTTTGTCTAACAGGAACATGTGAGGAGGATATAACAAGTTTGATGAAAAACTATGTTAATAGCTATAAGGATCTTCCATTGATGGTATATCAAATAGGTCGAAAATATAGAGACGAAATAAGACCTCGTGGAGGTCTGTTGAGAGGAAGAGAGTTTATTATGAAAGATGGGTATTCATTTGCAGCAACGAAATCAGATGCCCTAGAACTATTTAGAGACGTTAATGTCGTTtatgaaagaatttttcagcAATTGCAAATACCTGTTGTGAAAGCATTAGCTGATTCTGGAGAAATCGGTGGAGATTTAAGTCAAGAATTTCACCTGCTACATAACTCTGGAGAAGACACTGTGTTTAAGTGTGATGCTTGTGACGAAGTTTCCACTATGGAAAAATGTGAAGCCATTCCAGTCCAGGAGGGAAAGCATTTGGGGAAAGTTGCAGTCAAGTATGCCCTAACAACAGACCATTCGACGTTGATTTGCTTTTATTTCCCAGAAGGCAGGGAATTGAATTGGAACTTGGCGCTAAAATCGATGGATTCTGATATCGATATACATTTGAAGGATGTTCACAATGACAAGATATTAGAAATATACAAAGGTGAActggatgatgaaatgtTTGCTTGCATCATGAGGGTCATGGATTCTAGAATAAGCTCTAGATCTGACTTTCCCGACTTCCCActtacaaaatatttaaagaataatttcagCCAACTGGATGGTGTTCCTTTGGTAAATGCAGAGGACAACGAAATATGTGCATCTTGTGGGGAGGGGCATTTACATGGGAGTAAAAGTATCGAAGTTGGGCATACTTTTTATCTAGGAACCAAATATTCGGGACCTCTAAACCTCAACTTTACTGATAAGGATaatataaagaataataCTTTAGTACAAATGGGTTGTTATGGAATTGGCGTTAGTAGATTAATAGGTGCCATTGCAGAAATCTACAAGGACGATTTGGGGTTGAACTTACCAAGTAGTATATCTCCATATCTAGTCTCGTTCTGTGTACCTCCTGGTGATGCAGAGAGTGGAACTTACgttcaattgatgaatgaTTTGGCTAATATCTCAAAGTTaaagaatgaaataatGACTCAGTTTCCCAGTAATACAGGTCTTGGTGGTCGAATAACATTATCCCATAGTATTGGTATTCCTCTATGTGTCATTGTTGGACCCAAAAGCTGGCcaaatgttgaaattgaGATAAGATCTCCCCTTTTACTAAAACGCAAGGAACCGAATTGGGTGGGCGAATATGCAATTTTTCATGATCAATATAACTGGAATGTCATAGAAGAAAACGAAAAGCATCCAGAAAAACATATTGTTTCAGCTGCTCATCTTTCTGATgttatttcaatattattaaaaggACTTTAA
- the PIN4 gene encoding Pin4p (ancestral locus Anc_7.370), translating into MSNLEENIDSTNESLRNLEPEMTINSPELGIADEQHDASNLDDVEIDEDIIPTAIVIKNIPFAIKREQLLDIMAKMDLPLPYAFNYHFDNGVFRGLAFANFTTTDETTRVIECLNGKEIGGRKLRVEYKKMLPQAERERIEREKRGKRGQLEEQHRSTSNLSLSSMGKGSANPLTSSAFTSQLFSTFVNGTNNAQVQQQQAQTQPQPLLSAQNTANSYHSQSQQSQQFGQIQSQQPQQQQQLSKSTERYYAPLPSSSILPPQQLDFNDPDTLEIYSQLLLFKNKEQNYHELAYPSGLSASHKRIINVLCSYLNLVEVYDPTFIIIKRKVLDHASLQNHLQQQGQMTMMHSLQANSTGGSMNRSQSYTSLLQAHAASTVAAAQASSTQTNPITQSALMNTGIGLNANNHSPLTNAPPQSLTPVQHMQHRHQHSTNSISSTNSQLLQSDQSQLQQSPQAFLNQPTVNRTSSRIPSGYSSNQMQLNATNPLLRNVGISPPSTQIQPNSAQQRLPSSFYSQSSHSSTQLYDQYSNQHQQLHQPQPQQNQQSNQKLHAQNTNGSMHSNFSIHSYHDDQSSTGMNYNNNGGNNNNNFSLGLEEGLTRSLSGLDLQSNGSNANKKPFW; encoded by the coding sequence ATGAGCAACCTCGAAGAGAATATTGATTCAACAAACGAATCTCTAAGAAATTTGGAACCGGAGATGACAATTAATTCCCCCGAATTAGGAATTGCTGACGAACAACACGATGCATCAAATCTGGATGACGTTGAAATCGACGAAGACATTATCCCTACTGCTATCGTTATCAAGAATATTCCTTTTGCCATCAAGAGAGAACAACTACTTGATATTATGGCGAAAATGGATCTCCCACTTCCATATGCATTCAATTATCATTTTGATAATGGTGTTTTTAGAGGTCTTGCTTTTGCAAATTTTACTACTACTGATGAAACAACACGAGTTATCGAATGTCTGAATGGGAAAGAGATTGGTGGTAGAAAATTGAGGGTTGAATATAAGAAAATGTTACCACAAGCCGAAAGAGAACGTATTGAACGAGAAAAGCGTGGAAAGAGAGGACAACTTGAAGAACAACATAGATCAACATCGAATCTCTCCTTATCATCGATGGGGAAAGGATCAGCTAATCCTCTAACTTCAAGTGCTTTTACATCTCAGCTATTTTCTACTTTCGTTAATGGAACTAATAATGCTCAGGTGCAACAGCAACAAGCCCAAACTCAACCTCAACCACTGCTCTCTGCTCAAAATACTGCAAATTCATACCATTCTCAAAGTCAACAGTCTCAACAATTTGGCCAAATTCAATCtcaacaaccacaacagcaacagcaactTTCAAAGTCGACAGAAAGATATTATGCCCCATTACCTTCATCTTCTATTTTACCACCTCAACAACTAGATTTCAACGATCCTGATACATTAGAAATATACTCTCAGTTACTTTTGTTTAAGaataaagaacaaaattACCATGAATTAGCATATCCATCTGGTCTCTCAGCATCACATAAACGAATTATTAATGTTCTATGTTCATATCTTAATCTAGTGGAAGTATATGACCCAActtttattatcattaagAGAAAAGTATTGGATCATGCAAGTTTACAAAACCATTTACAACAGCAGGGACAAATGACTATGATGCATTCATTACAGGCAAATTCTACTGGTGGATCAATGAATAGATCACAATCATATACTAGTTTATTACAAGCTCATGCTGCCAGTACAGTGGCTGCTGCGCAAGCTTCTTCTACTCAAACGAATCCAATCACGCAATCTGCCCTAATGAATACTGGAATAGGCCTTAATGCTAATAATCATTCTCCTTTGACAAATGCTCCTCCACAATCACTAACTCCTGTCCAACATATGCAACATAGACACCAAcattcaacaaattctATATCATCAACAAATTCTCAATTATTGCAATCAGATCAATCCCAATTGCAACAATCCCCTCAAGCATTCCTCAATCAACCAACTGTGAACAGAACATCATCTAGGATTCCCTCAGGCTATTCATCAAATCAAATGCAACTAAATGCAACCAACCCATTGTTAAGAAACGTTGGTATCTCTCCACCATCAACCCAGATACAGCCAAACTCTGCACAACAACGTCTCCCAAGTTCATTTTATTCGCAATCTTCTCATTCTTCAACACAATTATATGATCAATATAGTaatcaacatcaacagCTTCACCAACCTCAACCACAGCAGAATCAGcaatcaaatcaaaaattgCATGCTCAAAATACCAATGGCTCAATGCACTCAAACTTTTCAATCCATTCGTATCATGATGACCAATCCTCGACAGGGATgaattataataataatggtggaaacaacaataataatttcagTTTGGGATTGGAAGAAGGATTAACTAGATCATTGAGTGGGTTAGATCTACAATCCAATGGGAGCAATGCAAACAAGAAACCATTTTGGTAG
- the SBH2 gene encoding Arf family guanine nucleotide exchange factor SBH2 (ancestral locus Anc_7.369): MSTATPPGGQRTLQKRRQAQSAKDRQAKQTPTSTRSAGFGGSSSSILKICTDEANGIRFDPLIAMFLTFGFITCIMAIHFMNKVTGATF; this comes from the coding sequence atgtcTACTGCTACTCCACCAGGTGGTCAACGTACCTTACAAAAAAGAAGACAAGCTCAATCCGCCAAGGACAGACAAGCTAAGCAAACTCCTACTTCTACTAGAAGTGCTGGTTTCGGTGGATCCTCAAGTTCTATTTTGAAGATCTGTACAGACGAAGCTAATGGTATAAGGTTTGATCCATTAATTGCGATGTTTTTAACCTTTGGTTTTATCACCTGTATCATGGCTATACATTTCATGAATAAGGTCACTGGTGCAACCTTCTAA